The sequence ttacattgaacagtctcggaatccctctcattcccgtgtgggatcggttcattcatgttccctccacctagaagccggccaggagccgctcattgtccgtgcaactgatggcaccggcgatcaccccccgccctcttcggccccgggcctcacattaTTACTTTTTTCAGCAGTTCTCCTTCTTTCATATTCCACCTTTAATTGACTTTTTCCTCATTTTTTCATCTTATGTCTCTTTCTTTACTCATGTTCACCACCTCCACACTATACATTCCTTCTTTAACTTCACaatttttttctctattttacTCACCTTAATCCCacgattatttttttcttttcattttacaAGCACTAAAGGGGTTCATTTCTTTCACATTCAGGCATGAATTAGTGTATAGGTTTAAGATTTTTTGTAGTCGACATGGGACAAAGAAAAATGTATGAACTGGGCTATTGTGTACTTTGGAACACACCATTCGATTTTTTAATCGGCTCAATATGGTACATTAGAGATTAATATGATGTACGGGTAGGCTCGAAAGGCTCAAACGATCCAAAATCACTTAAATCTTCCCGAAGTCATACAATATCTGTATTTCAAATTGAAGAGTGTTAAATCAAGTTCTAGACTACTTCTCCTTCACAATTCAACTTGTACAAACCGACTATGTGCATTAGAATAATGTTATGGATATTTTAGAATAAATTCAATTACACATCTCTTTTTTGTCAGGCTCAAAGGGCTTCAaatgataaattataataatataaacagGCCCAAAGAAACTCAATGAATGCCTAGATCACTTCTATGCTTGTAACATTTAGTTCAATATCAgataaaaatcaaaaattatCTCATCTATTCGGTAATTTATAGCATGCAATAAATGTTATCTCCTTATCAGATGTATCGATGATCACGGTAAAAGTTCATAAATGGTTGTGAACTTTTAAGAAATTGTATACATGCACCATGACTCAACCATTTGGCAAAAATAACATCATTGGCTCACTGATACTTCTTCCATTACAGGCActgaataaaaaatttttttggcaTGATTTAGACTAATTGATTGCGGAAATTCAAGTAGCAGGAATTAAAGTACCACCCCAAACTTCAAACATGCATTGTCCTCAATGTatgtaaaaagttaaaaataggACAATTCATACTTGTGGCGACGAGCGTCAGTACTCATTGTTGTCATCATTTTCTTCCATGTACTGGGGTGTTCAGCTCATCACACAGATCTGctcattaaaatattatttgtctAAATGATGTGAAACATgtgactaaaaaaaattaaaaataaaatgaataagtaactaaaatgaaaatgcagaaaaataaaatttcgtgGGTTGCCTCCCACGCAGCGCTTTGTTTTAAGTCATCAGCCTTACTCTTCTTCCTATTCAAAGTGGATCATGTGATGTCTTTGACGTCTTGATTACCACCCTCTGACCTTCAACCTCCATGGACAACATTCCTTTCTTAACATCTATGATGGCTCCAACAGTAGCCAAGAATGGTCGTCCTAGAATGACAGGAACATTCTGACAGTTCTCCATGTCAAGCACAACGAAATCTGCTGGAAGCCTCAGTTTATCGACCTGTACTTCAACATCTTCCTTCAATCCCAAAGGTACCTTGATAGATTTATCTGTCAACTGTAAGATCAGTTCTGTGGGCTTCATTTTGCTCAGTCCAAGTTTCTCGTAAAGAAAACTTGGCATTATGTTCACGTTTGCACCTAAATCACAAATACTTCTCCCACCATTTGGCCTTCTATTGCACATGGTACATCGAATTTCCCGGGTTCGTTCAACTTCTGTGGAAGATTTTTTGTACCTCCTCACTGTCTCCTTCGGTAAGTGTCACTTCCTCCAGATCTACAGACTGGATGTTAATGTATAGGTTCTTGAAATCTTCAAGAcctttttcttttgaaacaCAGCATTCAAATGCATAATCCATGGGGGTAGGGAAGTAGGGAAATATTAATACATTGAGGCGTGAGCTGTCTCGTTATCTACCCAACCTGCGACTCAAGGATTTTCATGGAAGTGCCAACATTGGCCATGTGCGTCTTTAGGTTGTCAAGCCTAGTCTATGTCTGCTCCATCCTTTTGAAAACTCAGTAACAAAAGTATTGACCAAATCCTCAAGAGATGCTTTGCCTTCTCCCTTTTATGTGTTGAACCTCGGAAGATTCAACACATTCTCGTTGTTGGCATatgaaaaattttcatgattacGTAGGCTAGGATGATATTGATTAGGAACAGGGTTACCTCGATAGCCTCCATATCTATGATTGTTGACATAATGGGCTGCTTCCATGCTCGACCCTTCTTCTATTTCCACAACTGCTACTTAAGATGTGTATTGGCCTTTATTCACTGCTGCGAGTTGGGTAGTCAGTGCACAAACTTGCATGGTAAATGATGTGATTTGGTCCACTAGATACAATCCAGTCGTCTTCTTCACTCCCGAGATCTCACTAGGCCACTGGTAGCTGTTGATGGTCATCTGATCAAGAAAATCGAATGCTTGGTTatgagattttgaaaatattgtacCACCAGCGGCTGCATAAACCGTCGTCCATATCTGGTCATTCAACCCGTTATAAAACAACTCAATCTGAAATCAGTCTTCATATCACTACGTCAAAAACgctaaacgacaacggattttatccatTGTCATAGGTGTTTTAAAACTGTTTTAAATGAGAGTATTGTTGAAAGtacgttcaacgacaacggatttttagcgacggtatattaaagtccgtcgctaagtttttcagtaaaataaaaaaattaattttaataatttaataaatctaaaaaaaacttacaattggACTATGCTAACAACATTCatcatcttaactaacacttaaaaatttaccaaaaattgaagcgaaaaaatttaccctaacTCGAAACTAAAATAatctaagagagaaaaattttaagtgttgtgaagttgtgTGGAGGAAATGGACCGAGAACGCGGATATTTATaaacaatttgcgacggtttttgtgaaaccatcgctattagcgacgataatttgataaactgtcgctattagtgACGGTTAAacaaacaccgtcgctattagcgactgTTGTTTATTAATCC comes from Primulina huaijiensis isolate GDHJ02 chromosome 17, ASM1229523v2, whole genome shotgun sequence and encodes:
- the LOC140962619 gene encoding uncharacterized protein; this translates as MCNRRPNGGRSICDLGANVNIMPSFLYEKLGLSKMKPTELILQLTDKSIKVPLGLKEDVEVQVDKLRLPADFVVLDMENCQNVPVILGRPFLATVGAIIDVKKGMLSMEVEGQRVVIKTSKTSHDPL